The following proteins are encoded in a genomic region of Sneathiella marina:
- a CDS encoding LysE family translocator gives MLPDSALIVSFIFSALLLTLAPGPDIVYVAMRGLSQGWRAGLVAAFGLITGIFVHITLAGLGLSVILASSPILFTVIKYAGALYIIYIGWQIARSGPLNLDEDAHSLSLGQIYRQTILMNILNPKVALFFLAFLPQFVDTSSGHTTAQFVFFGFLFQACAFLVMGGMGIFAGAIASALRQNKAVSLYINRVSGSIVMLLGIFIPVKDIWDYVFEN, from the coding sequence ATGTTACCCGATTCCGCGCTTATCGTTTCCTTTATATTCAGCGCCCTGCTTCTTACCTTAGCACCCGGCCCCGATATCGTTTATGTTGCCATGAGAGGCCTATCACAGGGCTGGCGGGCTGGATTGGTCGCAGCTTTTGGCCTCATCACAGGGATATTTGTCCATATAACGCTTGCGGGTCTTGGGCTTTCAGTCATTCTGGCGTCGTCTCCCATCCTCTTCACTGTCATAAAATACGCCGGCGCCCTCTATATAATTTATATCGGATGGCAAATTGCCCGCTCGGGCCCTCTCAACCTTGATGAAGATGCACATAGCTTGTCCCTCGGGCAGATATATCGCCAGACGATTCTGATGAATATCCTTAATCCAAAGGTCGCCTTGTTCTTTCTGGCGTTTTTGCCACAGTTTGTTGATACGAGTTCAGGGCATACGACAGCTCAATTTGTATTTTTTGGCTTCTTATTTCAGGCTTGTGCCTTTCTGGTAATGGGCGGAATGGGCATATTTGCCGGAGCTATAGCGTCGGCTTTGAGACAAAACAAGGCTGTGAGTTTATACATTAACCGTGTCAGTGGTTCTATCGTTATGCTGCTGGGAATATTCATCCCTGTAAAAGATATTTGGGATTATGTTTTCGAAAACTAG
- a CDS encoding CatA-like O-acetyltransferase, translating to MKKIRLETWKRQRQFELFKGFDFPHMSITASVEITEFMRHARSRNFSVFNAILFSIMKTANSIDEFRTRFSNGEIYVHDTVHPSFTVPIADDQFAFCKVAFSEDRKTFDEACRLAKSEAEQQTELKENTSTEDHWIYLSCTPWLDFTAGHHPVANAADCIPRIAWGKITNTDDCWTMPVNLQVHHSLVDGLHIAKFYEILKENLKDI from the coding sequence ATGAAGAAAATTCGTCTTGAAACCTGGAAACGCCAGCGGCAATTTGAGCTATTTAAAGGGTTTGACTTCCCCCATATGAGCATAACAGCATCCGTGGAGATCACTGAGTTCATGCGTCACGCGCGATCTCGGAATTTTTCGGTGTTTAATGCTATCCTTTTCTCGATCATGAAAACAGCTAATAGCATTGATGAGTTTCGCACCCGTTTTAGTAATGGGGAAATATACGTACATGATACAGTTCACCCCTCTTTCACTGTGCCAATCGCTGATGACCAATTCGCTTTTTGTAAAGTTGCCTTTAGTGAGGATAGGAAGACCTTTGATGAGGCATGTCGGCTGGCTAAATCTGAGGCCGAACAACAGACAGAATTGAAAGAAAATACATCTACAGAGGATCATTGGATTTATCTTAGCTGCACTCCGTGGTTGGATTTTACTGCGGGACATCATCCAGTTGCAAACGCAGCGGATTGCATTCCGCGCATTGCATGGGGGAAAATTACGAATACTGATGATTGTTGGACGATGCCCGTAAATTTGCAGGTGCACCATTCATTAGTCGACGGACTTCATATTGCGAAATTTTACGAAATACTGAAAGAAAACCTAAAAGATATCTAG
- a CDS encoding GFA family protein produces MLLKGSCHCKAITFSVESDQPCPFNLCFCSICRKTQGGGGYAINLGGNANSLKVEGTEHISIYQASIDMAEGGKQISNAKRHFCAKCGSGLWLYDSRWPDLIHPFASAIDTELPMAPNRTYMMTGSKSSWIPIDSGMYDNVFESYPDESLADWHLRHGIGKGSSK; encoded by the coding sequence ATGCTGTTAAAAGGCTCCTGCCACTGCAAAGCCATTACCTTTTCCGTGGAATCTGATCAGCCTTGCCCGTTCAATCTTTGCTTTTGCAGTATCTGCCGAAAGACACAGGGCGGTGGTGGATATGCCATAAACCTGGGTGGTAACGCCAACAGTTTAAAGGTTGAGGGCACCGAACATATTTCCATCTATCAGGCGTCAATTGATATGGCGGAAGGCGGAAAACAAATCAGCAACGCAAAACGCCATTTCTGCGCAAAGTGCGGAAGTGGACTTTGGCTCTATGATAGCCGCTGGCCCGATCTCATTCATCCGTTCGCGTCTGCGATAGACACAGAATTGCCTATGGCGCCTAATCGAACCTATATGATGACGGGGTCGAAAAGCAGCTGGATTCCCATTGATAGTGGTATGTATGACAATGTGTTTGAATCATATCCGGATGAATCCCTTGCTGATTGGCATCTCAGACATGGCATTGGTAAAGGCTCTTCGAAATGA
- a CDS encoding PHA/PHB synthase family protein, with the protein MQKNDPQENNQEILEDSKEFAENFAKIAVQSQEIVTEFLNSQKTKDVDPDPLNIGKAFMDMTAKMMADPAKILEAQTTLWKNYLDLWQNAAMRASGQEADPMITPEAGDKRFKSDEWNKNQIFDYIKQSYLLTSNWVQDTVADVEGLDDHTKKKVDFYTKVYTDALSPTNFFWSNPDVLKKTVETKGDNLVHGLENMLDDLKRGKGQISPKMTDDSAFEVGKNIAVSPGKVVFENDLMQLLQFSPATAKVYKKPLLITPPWINKFYILDLKQENSFIKWCVEKGYTVFVISWVNPDERHTDKTFESYMSEGILAALDAIEATLGEKEVTAIGYCIGGTLMATTLSYLAAVGETRITACTFFATQLDFEDAGDLLVFTDEEQIQMIERKMEEAGFLEGKDMASTFNMLRSNDLIWSFVINNYMLGKSPFPFDLLYWNSDTTNMPPKMHSFYLRNMYQKNLLQKPGALTLGGHPVDLTKVTIPIFVQASKEDHIAPFKSVFKDTKLFGGPAEFMLAGSGHIAGVINHPDAKKYNHWTNTKKKNYETGEEWLADAEEHPGSWWPYWDKWLSKKSGPKVAARDPSKGKLKAIEDAPGSYVKVRAKEGKHKES; encoded by the coding sequence GTGCAGAAAAATGACCCGCAGGAAAACAACCAGGAAATTCTCGAAGATTCCAAAGAGTTTGCGGAGAATTTCGCCAAGATCGCGGTGCAGAGCCAGGAAATTGTTACTGAATTCCTGAATAGCCAGAAAACAAAGGATGTCGATCCGGACCCTTTAAATATAGGTAAAGCCTTCATGGACATGACCGCCAAAATGATGGCGGATCCAGCGAAGATACTGGAGGCGCAAACAACCCTCTGGAAAAACTATCTTGATCTTTGGCAGAACGCGGCGATGCGGGCCAGCGGTCAGGAAGCGGATCCAATGATCACACCGGAAGCCGGGGATAAGCGCTTCAAGTCTGATGAATGGAACAAAAACCAGATATTCGACTATATCAAACAATCCTATCTTCTCACCTCTAACTGGGTGCAGGACACGGTTGCAGATGTTGAAGGCCTGGATGACCACACAAAGAAAAAGGTCGATTTTTACACCAAGGTTTATACGGATGCCCTGTCCCCGACCAATTTCTTCTGGTCTAACCCGGATGTCTTGAAAAAGACCGTGGAAACCAAGGGCGACAATCTCGTGCATGGTCTGGAAAACATGCTGGATGACCTGAAAAGAGGCAAAGGGCAAATCAGCCCGAAAATGACAGATGACAGCGCCTTTGAGGTCGGTAAAAACATTGCCGTCAGTCCGGGCAAGGTCGTCTTCGAAAACGACTTGATGCAATTACTGCAGTTTTCACCGGCAACTGCAAAAGTCTATAAAAAGCCGCTTCTTATAACACCGCCCTGGATCAATAAATTCTACATTCTCGACCTGAAGCAGGAAAATTCCTTTATCAAATGGTGTGTCGAAAAAGGGTACACGGTTTTTGTTATCTCCTGGGTCAATCCGGATGAACGTCACACTGACAAGACGTTCGAAAGCTATATGTCCGAAGGAATTCTGGCCGCACTGGATGCCATTGAGGCAACCCTTGGTGAAAAGGAAGTGACGGCAATCGGCTATTGCATCGGCGGGACGTTAATGGCCACAACCCTGTCCTATCTTGCTGCCGTAGGTGAAACCCGGATAACGGCTTGTACTTTTTTCGCGACCCAGCTCGATTTTGAAGACGCGGGTGACCTTCTTGTCTTTACCGATGAAGAACAAATCCAGATGATCGAACGCAAAATGGAGGAAGCCGGATTTCTCGAAGGCAAGGACATGGCTTCTACTTTCAATATGCTCCGTTCCAATGACCTTATCTGGTCTTTTGTGATTAACAATTACATGCTTGGTAAGTCACCTTTCCCGTTTGATCTTTTGTATTGGAATTCTGATACAACGAATATGCCGCCGAAAATGCACAGTTTTTACCTGCGTAATATGTACCAGAAAAATTTGCTGCAAAAACCGGGCGCCCTAACTCTCGGCGGTCACCCGGTTGATTTAACCAAGGTAACAATTCCGATTTTCGTTCAGGCCAGCAAGGAAGATCATATTGCGCCCTTTAAGTCGGTGTTCAAGGACACCAAGCTATTTGGCGGCCCGGCGGAATTCATGCTGGCAGGATCTGGTCATATTGCCGGGGTAATCAATCACCCTGATGCCAAGAAGTACAACCATTGGACCAACACCAAGAAGAAAAATTATGAAACGGGTGAAGAATGGCTGGCTGATGCCGAAGAGCATCCGGGGTCCTGGTGGCCTTATTGGGACAAATGGCTAAGCAAGAAATCAGGCCCTAAAGTAGCAGCTCGAGATCCATCCAAGGGTAAGCTGAAAGCCATAGAGGATGCGCCTGGAAGTTACGTCAAGGTTCGCGCAAAAGAAGGTAAGCATAAAGAGAGCTGA
- a CDS encoding gamma carbonic anhydrase family protein, which translates to MTNQLFPFKGILPTVAKDAFIAPSANVIGDVVIGKGSSVWFNCVLRGDVSYIRIGERSNIQDGTVIHVSNGTHPTIIGDDVLVGHNCMIHGCTLETGSFVGMGATVMDGAVVETGGMVAAGALVTPNKRIAAGELWGGAPAKFIRPLSDQEKESLTGGAEHYAGLAQVYIDELSR; encoded by the coding sequence ATGACCAATCAGCTTTTTCCCTTTAAAGGCATTCTTCCCACAGTGGCGAAGGATGCGTTTATCGCACCGTCGGCGAATGTCATTGGGGATGTTGTCATCGGTAAGGGATCAAGTGTTTGGTTCAATTGCGTTTTACGTGGTGACGTTTCCTATATTCGTATTGGGGAGCGCAGCAATATTCAGGATGGAACAGTCATACATGTCTCAAACGGTACTCATCCGACCATAATAGGTGACGATGTCCTTGTCGGCCATAATTGTATGATCCATGGATGTACCCTGGAAACCGGAAGTTTCGTCGGAATGGGGGCAACGGTCATGGATGGGGCCGTAGTGGAAACCGGTGGAATGGTAGCGGCCGGCGCATTGGTGACACCAAACAAGCGGATCGCAGCGGGTGAATTATGGGGTGGGGCACCCGCTAAATTCATTCGACCACTATCTGACCAGGAGAAAGAGAGCCTTACGGGCGGAGCAGAGCATTATGCCGGCTTGGCGCAAGTTTATATCGACGAGCTTTCCCGGTAA
- a CDS encoding cytochrome P460 family protein produces the protein MYASARISLKKITASIIVTAGILVVFPVYAQQDTDIKPIGHIELSNPADLTKQQAEQIYLSVLPDIKAIFAMSDIGTAAKYTSWKRYNNAPYISATHGARYVDNYANEIAKDYGQLKPGETYPIGSILAKDSFSVTSDRSIFPGALFLMEKMGEGFNKPSGNWKYTMVLPDGSVFGTTNGENSENVEFCIGCHAAKAALDHIFFVPKGYGKDP, from the coding sequence ATGTACGCGTCTGCTCGAATTTCACTGAAAAAAATAACAGCTTCTATTATCGTTACTGCCGGTATCCTGGTTGTTTTCCCCGTATATGCTCAACAAGATACTGACATAAAACCAATTGGACATATTGAACTTTCCAATCCGGCGGATCTGACCAAGCAACAGGCAGAACAAATCTACCTTTCTGTCCTTCCCGACATCAAAGCCATCTTTGCCATGTCGGATATTGGTACCGCAGCTAAATATACCAGTTGGAAACGCTACAATAATGCGCCGTACATATCTGCGACCCACGGGGCCCGATATGTGGATAATTATGCCAATGAAATAGCGAAGGATTATGGGCAGCTCAAGCCGGGCGAAACCTATCCTATTGGCTCCATACTGGCGAAAGATAGTTTTTCAGTGACGTCAGATAGAAGTATTTTCCCGGGGGCATTGTTTCTGATGGAGAAAATGGGCGAAGGGTTTAACAAACCCAGCGGCAATTGGAAATATACAATGGTGCTGCCCGATGGCAGTGTTTTTGGCACGACAAATGGGGAAAACAGCGAAAATGTTGAGTTTTGTATAGGATGCCACGCTGCAAAAGCAGCGCTTGACCACATTTTCTTCGTTCCAAAAGGCTATGGCAAGGACCCGTGA
- a CDS encoding DUF169 domain-containing protein produces MKKMEDFYNWDDLLGGLNKYLRLRATPIGMKLFETVEEMEAIDRIRRPQFIHTADQIVAQACRLGWTVGATADDFVGAQCGAVLGLRPQDDAWKKGENYAGVWYETTEDATDHQSAMQVVPAGTYTAMAVSPLSSGRLNPPDICLIYMTPAQMILFINGLQWAGYKKLDFSVVGESSCADSWGRALSTGEPSLSLPCFAERRYGGVLEDELLMAIPPAYLPKVVEGLAKLSSNGLRYPIPQYGIQNDARAGLAVSYNK; encoded by the coding sequence ATGAAAAAAATGGAAGATTTTTATAACTGGGATGATCTTCTGGGCGGGCTGAACAAATATCTTCGGCTACGGGCTACGCCAATCGGTATGAAATTATTTGAAACTGTTGAGGAAATGGAAGCGATTGACCGTATTCGCCGTCCGCAGTTTATTCATACAGCGGATCAAATTGTCGCACAGGCATGTCGATTGGGCTGGACCGTTGGCGCCACGGCTGATGATTTTGTTGGTGCGCAATGTGGTGCAGTACTTGGGTTGCGCCCGCAAGACGACGCCTGGAAAAAAGGCGAGAACTATGCCGGTGTTTGGTATGAAACCACGGAAGATGCCACCGATCACCAGTCGGCAATGCAAGTTGTTCCCGCGGGAACATACACGGCTATGGCGGTATCTCCGTTGTCATCGGGTCGATTGAATCCGCCGGATATTTGCTTGATTTATATGACACCTGCACAAATGATCTTGTTTATTAACGGTTTACAGTGGGCGGGTTATAAAAAACTGGATTTTAGCGTTGTTGGTGAATCTTCCTGTGCTGATTCCTGGGGACGAGCGTTATCGACGGGTGAGCCGAGCCTGTCACTTCCTTGCTTCGCAGAGCGACGCTACGGAGGTGTATTGGAAGATGAGTTACTGATGGCGATTCCACCGGCATATCTTCCAAAAGTGGTGGAAGGGCTGGCAAAGCTTTCTTCCAATGGACTGCGGTATCCAATTCCACAGTACGGAATTCAAAATGATGCTCGGGCTGGTTTGGCAGTAAGTTACAATAAGTAG
- a CDS encoding GFA family protein codes for MTEKTTKLKGGCLCGAVTFEVEPPLRDIISCHCTQCQKSSGHYFAATAASNDALHLIQDRGLKWFKSSDWAERGFCSECGANMFWRMPNRNMTSILAGSLDGNIDLKTVRHIFVADKKDYYNIADGLPQFESYPEEMKNQ; via the coding sequence GTGACCGAAAAGACAACGAAACTCAAAGGCGGATGTCTGTGTGGTGCCGTCACATTCGAAGTAGAACCACCTTTACGTGACATCATTTCCTGCCACTGCACCCAATGCCAGAAATCCAGCGGGCATTATTTTGCAGCCACCGCCGCCTCCAATGACGCGCTACATCTCATACAAGATCGCGGCCTTAAATGGTTTAAATCATCTGACTGGGCGGAACGCGGGTTTTGTTCAGAATGCGGTGCCAACATGTTCTGGCGTATGCCAAATCGAAACATGACTAGCATTCTCGCCGGCAGTCTGGATGGGAATATCGACTTGAAAACAGTTCGGCATATTTTTGTTGCAGACAAGAAGGACTATTACAATATCGCCGACGGACTGCCACAATTCGAGAGTTATCCCGAAGAAATGAAAAATCAATAG
- a CDS encoding cytochrome P460 family protein — MKNSYAKSGVKDAGYYMDWKIFSTAPYASGTHGGRHVSNYGNAVAEEAYALYEEGGKMPVGSVLAKDSFAVQTDGRAVVGPLFMMEKMAAGFNEASGNWKYTLILPNGQTVGTTNGQGSGAVKFCYECHMAAEDTDSLFFLPEEVRIN; from the coding sequence ATGAAAAACTCATATGCGAAATCAGGTGTAAAAGATGCGGGTTATTATATGGATTGGAAGATTTTCTCTACCGCGCCATACGCCTCTGGAACGCATGGTGGCCGTCACGTCAGCAACTATGGTAATGCCGTGGCCGAGGAAGCCTATGCCCTCTACGAAGAAGGCGGGAAGATGCCGGTGGGGTCGGTACTGGCCAAAGATAGTTTCGCTGTCCAGACCGATGGACGGGCGGTTGTCGGCCCCTTGTTCATGATGGAGAAAATGGCGGCTGGGTTTAATGAGGCCAGTGGCAACTGGAAATACACGCTTATTCTGCCGAATGGTCAGACGGTGGGAACCACGAATGGGCAGGGCAGCGGTGCTGTCAAGTTCTGCTACGAATGCCATATGGCAGCAGAAGATACGGACAGTCTTTTCTTCCTGCCGGAAGAAGTTCGCATTAATTAG
- the argC gene encoding N-acetyl-gamma-glutamyl-phosphate reductase — MMKSTQKIRAGILGASGYTGAEAMRLLLRHPNTEICFLTADRKAGQPVHDVYPHLGGYGLPDMISVDTAPWDDVDVVFCGLPHGTTQEIIASLPKTLKVIDLSADFRIEDPATYEEWYGHEHFAPDLQSEAVYGLTEINRDEIGNARLVACPGCYPTAVLLALMPLTSAGLIDSNDLVIDAKSGTTGAGRGLKQITLFSEAGEGLSPYSIASHRHAPEIEQEIAKSLRVPAADIRVNFVPHLVPMSRGELITGHVRLSSGKSVDDLRAEYASVYGDEPFVRLLPKGAVPQTQMVRGSNNCVLNVFEDRIPGRATIIAAIDNLVKGSSGQAVQNMNVMFGLEETTALEQAPLFP, encoded by the coding sequence ATGATGAAGTCTACTCAAAAAATTAGAGCTGGTATCCTAGGTGCCAGCGGTTATACGGGCGCGGAAGCCATGCGGTTATTGCTACGGCACCCTAATACGGAAATTTGCTTTTTAACCGCGGATCGGAAAGCTGGCCAACCTGTCCATGATGTGTACCCGCATTTGGGTGGATATGGATTGCCGGACATGATTTCTGTCGATACTGCGCCATGGGATGACGTGGATGTAGTGTTTTGCGGCCTGCCTCACGGCACGACACAGGAAATTATCGCAAGCTTGCCGAAGACGCTTAAAGTTATAGATTTGTCGGCTGATTTTCGTATCGAGGATCCGGCAACTTACGAAGAATGGTATGGGCATGAGCATTTTGCTCCGGATCTCCAATCGGAAGCCGTCTATGGACTTACGGAAATCAATCGTGATGAAATCGGAAATGCCAGACTTGTCGCGTGCCCTGGCTGTTATCCGACGGCTGTTCTTTTGGCGTTGATGCCGTTGACGTCTGCTGGCCTCATAGACTCCAACGACCTCGTAATCGACGCAAAATCCGGGACGACCGGCGCTGGTAGAGGCTTGAAGCAAATAACGCTTTTTAGTGAAGCGGGCGAAGGCCTGAGTCCCTACAGTATCGCCTCCCATCGACATGCGCCGGAAATAGAACAAGAGATTGCCAAATCGTTACGGGTGCCGGCGGCTGACATTCGTGTAAATTTTGTCCCGCACCTGGTGCCCATGAGCCGGGGAGAGCTGATTACCGGCCATGTCCGGCTATCTTCGGGAAAAAGCGTCGACGATTTGCGGGCGGAATATGCCAGTGTTTATGGTGACGAACCATTTGTAAGATTGTTACCTAAAGGTGCAGTACCGCAAACCCAGATGGTTCGGGGCTCGAATAATTGCGTCCTTAATGTTTTCGAAGACCGCATTCCCGGACGGGCGACGATTATCGCGGCAATTGATAATCTGGTTAAAGGGTCGAGTGGCCAGGCTGTTCAGAATATGAATGTGATGTTTGGTCTTGAAGAAACAACCGCGTTGGAACAAGCGCCGCTTTTCCCCTAA
- a CDS encoding OmpA family protein has translation MDELVTIPVKPNSRFLKRAAGLLFVASFLTVAGCSTDGEEESAEYPTLSTVPSDSGAATAVAEAQEIQEGLRADRENARYTDEALRADTSLGTPLQTPEPKEEVDVAVEETKIEVVAPQETTTVTETVTTVTEEPTAEGAAIAATAATAATVASTSESSDEETTPVSSAENSEPAVVATSQTPSPVATTIVSSQGVERVFEEQLAASSATSVVGAENSKFDNASTADQSSSESSAVALQNPVEDGGRTITNYAASDGTTPVEIIFFQQGSNRIGRNDKQKLRKIAETQLRSGGVLKVVGHASSRTRELPLDEHMLVNLNASQRRATAVAQTFLDLGVAGDNMIVESVSDSVPLSVEAMPSEEAKNRRVEIFLLN, from the coding sequence ATGGACGAACTTGTTACGATACCGGTGAAACCTAATTCCAGATTTCTGAAGAGGGCTGCCGGACTTCTTTTTGTGGCCAGCTTTTTAACTGTTGCGGGGTGTTCAACCGATGGCGAGGAAGAATCTGCGGAATATCCAACTCTAAGCACCGTTCCAAGTGATTCAGGGGCGGCAACAGCGGTCGCGGAAGCACAGGAAATTCAAGAAGGGTTACGGGCAGATCGCGAAAATGCTCGGTATACTGATGAAGCCTTGCGGGCAGATACGTCGCTGGGAACCCCTTTGCAGACACCTGAACCAAAGGAAGAAGTCGATGTCGCAGTTGAAGAGACAAAGATAGAAGTCGTCGCACCGCAAGAAACAACCACGGTGACGGAAACAGTGACGACTGTGACGGAAGAGCCCACCGCAGAGGGGGCGGCTATCGCTGCCACAGCCGCGACAGCAGCCACTGTCGCCAGCACGTCGGAAAGTTCTGACGAAGAAACAACACCTGTCTCGAGCGCGGAAAACTCCGAACCCGCGGTCGTTGCGACATCTCAAACACCGTCTCCTGTGGCGACCACTATCGTAAGCAGTCAGGGTGTTGAACGGGTATTTGAGGAGCAACTGGCCGCGTCTTCCGCAACATCCGTCGTCGGGGCTGAAAATTCAAAGTTCGACAATGCCTCTACCGCAGATCAATCCTCGTCTGAGTCGTCCGCTGTCGCATTGCAAAATCCTGTGGAAGATGGGGGCCGGACAATCACCAATTATGCGGCCTCTGATGGTACGACGCCGGTTGAAATTATTTTCTTCCAGCAAGGTTCAAATCGGATCGGGCGTAATGACAAACAAAAGCTTAGAAAAATTGCCGAAACGCAACTGCGATCAGGCGGTGTGCTCAAGGTTGTTGGACATGCCTCCAGCAGAACCAGAGAGTTACCCTTGGATGAGCATATGCTCGTAAATTTGAATGCGTCCCAGCGACGTGCAACAGCCGTTGCCCAGACATTCCTGGATCTTGGTGTTGCCGGGGATAATATGATTGTTGAATCCGTCAGTGACTCGGTTCCTTTATCGGTCGAAGCAATGCCGAGCGAAGAGGCAAAAAACCGTAGAGTTGAAATCTTTCTTCTAAATTAA
- a CDS encoding PAS domain-containing protein yields the protein MSMKAFDEIDWITEESKQFALYWRGIGRDQLVPRRSNFDPTKIVSLLPGIQIYETISETEIISRLAGTYLVEQIGTELTGRNLLDFYPEETRAEAGQIMMELTRRPCGIITNLNGTAKSGQIVKTVAVGFPLLDECGNCNRLVFYTIVYEENGARDARTDQIEYLGVERSTFIDIDFKATAGS from the coding sequence ATGTCTATGAAAGCTTTTGATGAGATCGACTGGATTACTGAAGAATCCAAACAATTTGCATTATACTGGCGTGGAATTGGTCGAGATCAGCTGGTGCCGCGGCGGAGTAATTTTGACCCAACGAAAATAGTTTCGCTTTTGCCGGGCATTCAAATATATGAAACAATTTCGGAAACCGAAATTATCTCGCGCCTTGCAGGAACTTATCTTGTCGAGCAAATAGGAACGGAACTTACAGGGCGCAATCTGCTGGATTTTTATCCGGAGGAAACCCGGGCGGAGGCTGGTCAAATTATGATGGAACTGACCAGGCGGCCTTGCGGGATTATCACAAATCTGAACGGGACAGCGAAAAGCGGGCAAATTGTCAAGACGGTTGCGGTCGGTTTTCCGCTGCTTGATGAGTGTGGTAATTGCAATCGTTTGGTTTTTTATACCATAGTATATGAAGAAAATGGCGCTCGCGATGCGCGGACGGATCAAATTGAATATCTCGGCGTCGAGCGGAGTACGTTTATTGATATAGATTTCAAGGCGACCGCAGGTAGCTAG
- a CDS encoding cold-shock protein, translated as MAIGTVKWFNPTKGFGFIEPESGGSDAFVHISAVERAGLKTLQENAKVQFELVEGRNGKSSAEELVLLD; from the coding sequence ATGGCAATTGGTACAGTAAAGTGGTTTAACCCGACTAAGGGATTTGGATTTATCGAGCCAGAAAGTGGCGGGTCAGACGCTTTTGTGCATATTTCAGCTGTTGAAAGGGCCGGATTAAAGACCCTTCAAGAAAACGCTAAAGTTCAATTTGAACTGGTTGAAGGTCGAAACGGCAAGTCATCTGCTGAAGAGCTCGTGCTGCTGGACTAA